The following nucleotide sequence is from Pasteurella multocida.
CATATATCATTATTGCTCCCCATTTAGCGATGCCACACGCTCGCCCAGAGGATGGTGTCAATCGCACAGCCTTTGCCCTCGTCACGCTAGATACACCCATTTATTTTGATGGTGAAGATGAACCTGTCGATGTACTCCTCACACTTGCGGGCAGTGATGCAAATCAACATATGCAAGGTCTCATGGAGATCACTCAGGTACTTGATGATCCAGACAGTGATACGGGCATTAATTTAGATAAAATTCGTCGTTGTCAAACTGCTGAAGATGTTTATGCGGTTATTGATGCAGTCTTAAACTAAATAAAAAAGGAATAATTATGCCAAAACCATTACTCCAAATTGCACTTGATTCTCTCAGTCTTGAGAAAGCACTTTCTGACGCTAAACATGCCGAATCAATGGTTGATATTATTGAAGTTGGCACCATTCTCGCCTGCGCAGAGGGTATGAAAGCAGTGAGTACATTACGTGCATTACACCCGCATCACATTTTAGTTTGCGATCTCAAAACAACAGATGGTGGTGCGATTTTAGCAAAAATGGCTTTTGAAGCGGGTGCTGATTGGTTAACCGTGTCTGCCGCGGCACATCCTGCAACCAAAGCAGCATGCAAAAAAGTCGCCGATGAGTTCAACCAGTCTCATCCCGACTTAAAAGTGAAAAAAGAAATTCAAATTGAAATCTATGGAAATTGGACATTTGAAGATGCACAGGAATGGGTAAAACTTGGTATTACACAAGCGATTTATCACCGCTCCCGTGATGCTGAATTATCAGGAGAAAGTTGGGCAAAAGAGGATATCGAAAACATGAAGCGATTAGAAGAACTCGGTTTAGCACTTTCTATTACAGGCGGGATCATTCCAGAAGATATCCATTTATTTAAAGACATTCGCAAAGCCAAAGCATTCATTGCTGGTCGCGCGTTGATAGGGGAAAAGGGAAGAACAACGGCTGATGCGATTCATACTGAAATTGCTAAATATTGGACTTAGCTTTTTTATTCGTTCAATCTTCAACTTGCACCTTTGTGATTCGAAAAGATGCAGTAATATTTAGCCCTGTACATTGGTATAGGGCTAAATACTTCAATCACCTTTACACAATAAAAATGAGAAATGTTAAAACTGAGTATATTGTTTATCAAAAGAATCATCAATTCATGCATTGAACGCTATATGTAATAACCCACTCACTATAGTTATAATGTAGCATACTAGATGTTCACTATCTTGTAGTATTCATTCACATTGACTACCTCAAAACTCCATCAAACTGTCTCCAGATATATTTTTTACTTTTTATGGTTTTAAATAATCTAAAATACCTGACGTAATTTTCTTCCATAAAAAGCCCAACATTTTCTGATGTTTTTCACTAATATGTTGTTTACTCAGATTATTTCCAGTTTTTTACTACATTAATTGCCACATTAACAATAAAACCACCTAAAAGACCTAAGGCGATGACTCCCCACCAAGATAAATTAATATCAAAATAAATAAAAGAACTCGTTAAGAGACCAAGTGGGATTAACACAATTAGAAAAATAATCAGAAAATAGCCAACACTTTTCACTACAAAATCAAATAAAAATTTAATTTCTCTCATGTATTCTCCCTCTTTTTTGTCTCCGAATACAACACAAAAAAGTCATTTTTTTCAACACAACTATTTAATTATAATCCCCTAAAATAGAAGGTTTTTTGAAGTTCATATACCTAACTTGTCTTTTTCTTGAACTTTTAGCATTTCTGCCAGTTGTTCTGGTGTATCAGACTTTATTAATGAATAAATCAAACTAATATTACTTTCGATATTCGATAACTGTATTATAACTTCATCTAGGGTCAATACTAAATTCATTTCATCATTTATATTTACAATCCCTTCAGGGTATTTTTCCAATAATAATCGCTTATAATACTCCATTATAAAATCTAAGTTATTTGTACTAAAAAAATTCCCTGTAATACGGGTAAGCCCTAATTCAGAATTTATATCCACAAAATAACTTTCAATTAAATCATTTTTAATTGGGGCAAATCTTCCCTCTATAACATATAAGTCTGTTCCGAAATTACGACTTAAATGAGTATAACTTACCCCCATATCTTCGATATGTCGTAGCGACAAACCAAATTTAAATCCCGATAAGCACGGTAAATCATTTCTGATTCTGGCGTTTTCCACTATTTTCCTAAGCTCCTGATTTTTCTTCATCATTTGTAGTTCATTTTCCTCCTTCTTACTTTTTTTTGTAAAAGAATAAGCCACAAAAACTAAAAATAATAAAATTAAGATAGGCAAAATTAATTCATCCATTGATATTCCTCAATTTGTAAAAGTATGTAAATTATAAAAAACTAGAGAATGTTTTTCTGTGATAAACTTCAAATTATCGATTTTCCAGAAATTCTACATTCTGTCATCTTGATTGATCAGTAAATTTTTGCTACTAAATTTTACTCAAATCTTTCGAATACACGTTGCCGCTTTAGGTCTAGCTTTCACTAAAGAAAGTTCGGAGTAGTTGCCAATCGTAATTTTTACACGCGTTTTTAGAGATGGTTTTAACTAGTTAAAAAACCAATTTTTGCTGTGTAGATAAATAATTAGGTTCAATCCATTTCGTTCTGAAAGATAAAATTTTTACTTTTAGGTCTAATATTATTGATTTGAGCAACTATGAATGGTCTAATTATTTTACTGTTTAGAAGTCAATTAATAAGCTTATGTGGGGATTTTTATATTCATTTTTGAAGACTCTACATCAGCATCTGACCCTGATGATACTTTTATGACACAATAAAAAAGCCAAAACCCTCTTAAATCAAGGATTTTGACCTCTTATTATACTTTTTGATATTTTTGATTGGTGGAGCTGGCGGGAGTTGAACCCGCGTCCGAAATTACTCTACCTTCAGTACTACACGTTTAGTCTCGTCTTTAATTTCATTTACCCACTGCGGACAGACACGCGATAGATAAACTAGCTTGATTCAATTTAACGCTTCGATCCTCAAGCGGAGGCGTCCACGCGATCTCGTTTGAATTTGACTCCTCTTGATCCCCGTCTTACGAGCGGAAGCTGGGGAGAGAAGGCTATGAGCAGGTTATTAAGCTGCTAAAGCGTATTGTTCGTCGTTTGCGACTATTTTTTTGCGGTTTATTTACGAGGCCTACCGCACCTCGACGTGCACCTTGGGCTTCACTAATCCCGTCGAATCCAGAATCAGCCCCAAAAAGTCATGCTAGTCTAACAAAAATCCCTTATAAATAAAAGTGTTTTCCCAGTCTTCAAAATCGAGGTCCCTATTTTTCATAGCATAATTCCTCATATACCTCTTTTATTACTGCGTTTTTTACTAACATCAGATTAACTGATCGCAGCAATCACATTCAAAATCCGTTTGTCTGAAATTGGGTATTTGGTGCCGAGTTGTTGCGCGAATAAACTGACGCGTAATTCCTCAATCATATAAGGGATTTCTTTCACCTCATCAGAGTGCGGTTTGGATTTTGGCAGTTTTGCCAGTAGCTGTTGATAGGCTTGGCTAACTTGCTCTACCCTTAACATCGCAGCACGATCACGATTCACATCTTGCAATAATTTATCAATCCGTTTATCAATGGCCTGCAAATAGCGTTGTA
It contains:
- a CDS encoding 3-keto-L-gulonate-6-phosphate decarboxylase UlaD, with the protein product MPKPLLQIALDSLSLEKALSDAKHAESMVDIIEVGTILACAEGMKAVSTLRALHPHHILVCDLKTTDGGAILAKMAFEAGADWLTVSAAAHPATKAACKKVADEFNQSHPDLKVKKEIQIEIYGNWTFEDAQEWVKLGITQAIYHRSRDAELSGESWAKEDIENMKRLEELGLALSITGGIIPEDIHLFKDIRKAKAFIAGRALIGEKGRTTADAIHTEIAKYWT
- a CDS encoding PTS sugar transporter subunit IIA — encoded protein: MNLKQSLIENNSIKLHQTAKNWEEAIKLGTDMLIASGAVEPRYHDTIIKCVKELGPYIIIAPHLAMPHARPEDGVNRTAFALVTLDTPIYFDGEDEPVDVLLTLAGSDANQHMQGLMEITQVLDDPDSDTGINLDKIRRCQTAEDVYAVIDAVLN